From Campylobacter upsaliensis, the proteins below share one genomic window:
- the ribE gene encoding riboflavin synthase, whose product MFNGLIREIAKVKFYQNNILSLNAKYRPKIGDSIAVNGACLSVISVQKDGFELELSKESRMHLALENLKDRVHIEPALRYKDRIDGHLMQGHIDGLGVLEKIVPNENGLDFYLSLPSHLMPLMANKGSIGVDGVSLTINEVFTSQIRLTLIPLSLKDTLFKEYKIGRRIHIESDLLARYIRSQLQAKRGLSWEEIERISYLY is encoded by the coding sequence GTGTTTAATGGCTTAATTAGAGAAATTGCTAAGGTAAAATTTTATCAAAACAATATCTTAAGCCTAAATGCCAAATATCGTCCTAAAATAGGCGATAGCATAGCAGTTAATGGAGCATGTTTGAGCGTGATTAGCGTGCAAAAAGATGGCTTTGAACTGGAACTTTCTAAGGAAAGCAGAATGCATTTAGCCTTAGAAAATTTAAAAGATAGAGTGCATATAGAGCCTGCTTTGCGGTATAAAGATCGCATTGATGGGCATTTAATGCAAGGACATATTGACGGACTTGGAGTGCTTGAAAAAATCGTGCCTAATGAAAATGGGCTTGATTTTTACCTCTCTTTGCCCTCTCATCTTATGCCACTTATGGCAAATAAAGGCAGTATAGGCGTTGATGGAGTGAGCCTTACCATTAATGAAGTTTTTACTTCACAAATTCGCCTCACTCTTATACCATTAAGCCTTAAAGATACACTTTTTAAGGAATATAAAATAGGCAGACGCATTCATATAGAAAGCGACTTGCTTGCGCGCTATATAAGGTCGCAACTTCAAGCTAAAAGGGGGCTTTCGTGGGAAGAGATCGAGCGAATTTCATATCTGTATTAG
- a CDS encoding polyphenol oxidase family protein, whose translation MGRDRANFISVLDNEKVSIFCAYDKDYSEFRAKIWQENLFKHLGFEKIKKCVFMNQIHSNRVEIYDANFRNFSCDGLITKEKNTALCVLSADCLPLILHHKKGFIAALHSGREGTFNNILKEALDLFKNLDFSLKNEDFTLFVLPSICQKNYKLSGTILDYTQKHFAPFLKDDKLDLKALVKEQARNLGLKNINDLEICSFEEKNLFSYRRNQTKKRFVSVIFLKE comes from the coding sequence GTGGGAAGAGATCGAGCGAATTTCATATCTGTATTAGATAATGAAAAAGTAAGCATTTTTTGTGCTTACGATAAAGATTATAGCGAATTTAGAGCAAAAATTTGGCAGGAAAATTTATTTAAGCACTTAGGCTTTGAAAAAATTAAAAAATGCGTTTTTATGAATCAAATTCATTCTAATAGAGTTGAAATTTACGATGCAAATTTTCGCAATTTTTCTTGCGATGGCTTAATCACAAAAGAAAAAAATACCGCTCTTTGTGTTTTAAGTGCGGATTGTTTGCCCCTCATTTTACATCATAAAAAAGGTTTTATCGCAGCTTTACACTCTGGGCGTGAAGGCACTTTTAATAATATCCTAAAAGAAGCCTTAGATCTTTTTAAAAATCTTGACTTTTCGCTTAAAAATGAAGATTTTACCCTCTTTGTCTTACCCTCTATTTGCCAAAAAAATTATAAACTTAGTGGGACAATTTTAGATTATACGCAAAAGCATTTTGCCCCCTTTTTAAAAGATGATAAACTTGATCTAAAAGCCCTTGTGAAAGAGCAAGCGAGGAATTTGGGGCTAAAAAATATTAATGATTTGGAAATTTGCAGCTTTGAAGAAAAAAATTTATTTTCTTATCGCCGCAATCAAACGAAAAAACGCTTTGTAAGCGTTATTTTTTTAAAGGAGTAA
- a CDS encoding glutathionylspermidine synthase family protein, with protein sequence MEFLTLEKLEKNYLESIGFFWHTDEDGSDYLDNKLICVSKNEANAYYEAANKLYDMFVAAAQNVIDNDRFDELGIPFNLIDAIKMSWENEVHWHLYGRFDFAGGLDGKPIKLIEFNADTPTSLFESAILQWAMLKQNNLDEHLQFNSIYESLMDNFKRLITLDGSVEEFEEHYRGWKILFSSVAGNKEEELTTKLLAHIAKDAGFECDFAYVDEVEFGEEGIFKNGVNYEYWFKLIPWEEIAIEEGELAMLLTQIMRNQKAIILNPAYTLLFQSKGILKILWELYPNHPLLLESSYEPLQGKDFVKKPMFGREGANISIVKDDVKLQENIGPYGNNKMIYQQYYELNSNENEYYQAGVFFAYEGCGLGFRKGGLIIDNASKFVGHIIK encoded by the coding sequence ATGGAATTTTTAACGCTAGAAAAATTAGAAAAAAACTATCTTGAAAGCATAGGATTTTTTTGGCATACAGATGAGGATGGGAGCGATTATTTAGATAATAAATTAATTTGCGTTAGTAAAAATGAGGCAAATGCCTACTATGAAGCAGCTAATAAGCTTTATGATATGTTTGTTGCAGCGGCACAAAATGTCATCGATAATGATAGATTTGACGAGCTTGGCATACCTTTTAATCTTATTGATGCTATTAAAATGAGCTGGGAAAATGAAGTGCATTGGCATTTATATGGGCGTTTTGACTTTGCTGGTGGGCTTGATGGTAAACCGATAAAACTCATCGAATTTAATGCCGACACTCCAACTTCACTTTTTGAAAGTGCCATTTTACAATGGGCTATGCTTAAGCAAAATAATTTAGATGAGCATTTGCAATTTAACAGCATTTATGAAAGTTTGATGGATAATTTTAAACGCCTTATTACACTTGATGGAAGCGTGGAAGAATTTGAGGAGCATTATAGGGGCTGGAAAATTCTTTTTTCAAGTGTAGCAGGAAACAAAGAAGAAGAGCTTACAACTAAGCTTTTAGCACATATAGCAAAGGATGCGGGCTTTGAGTGTGATTTTGCCTATGTTGATGAAGTGGAATTTGGAGAAGAAGGCATTTTTAAAAATGGAGTCAATTATGAATACTGGTTTAAGCTCATACCTTGGGAGGAAATTGCCATTGAGGAGGGGGAGCTTGCTATGCTTTTAACGCAAATTATGCGTAATCAAAAAGCGATTATTTTAAATCCCGCCTATACGCTATTATTTCAGTCTAAAGGGATTTTGAAAATTTTATGGGAACTTTACCCAAATCACCCTTTACTTTTAGAAAGCTCCTATGAGCCTTTGCAAGGGAAAGATTTTGTAAAAAAACCTATGTTTGGACGCGAAGGAGCGAATATTAGCATTGTAAAAGATGATGTAAAATTGCAAGAAAATATTGGTCCTTATGGAAATAATAAAATGATTTATCAGCAATATTATGAGTTAAATTCTAATGAAAATGAATATTATCAAGCTGGGGTATTTTTTGCCTATGAGGGTTGTGGTTTAGGTTTTAGAAAGGGAGGGCTGATTATAGATAATGCCTCTAAATTTGTAGGACATATTATCAAATAA
- a CDS encoding acetyl-CoA carboxylase carboxyltransferase subunit alpha produces the protein MAFYLDFEKNIQQIDEDIINAQIKSDFEAVAILKKNLEKEISKTYKNLSDFQRLQLARHPDRPYALDYIDLILNNKYEIHGDRAFRNDPAIVCFMGYLGDKKLIVIGEQKGRGTKDKIARNFGMPHPEGYRKALRVAKMAEKFQIPILFLIDTPGAYPGIGAEERGQSEAIATNLYELSDLKTPTIAIVIGEGGSGGALAIGVADKLAMMKNSVFSVISPEGCAAILWNDPAKSEAATKAMKVSADDLKTQGLIDDVIEEPIMGAHRDKENTAVAIADYVKKALDELENIDTRELVANRMQKILKLGAFKENS, from the coding sequence ATGGCTTTTTATTTAGATTTTGAGAAAAATATCCAGCAAATTGATGAAGATATTATAAATGCACAGATTAAAAGCGATTTTGAAGCTGTAGCCATTTTGAAAAAAAATCTTGAAAAAGAGATTTCTAAGACCTATAAAAATTTAAGCGACTTTCAACGCTTACAACTAGCAAGACACCCTGATAGACCTTATGCACTTGATTATATTGACTTAATATTAAATAATAAATATGAAATTCACGGAGATAGAGCCTTTAGAAATGATCCTGCTATTGTCTGCTTTATGGGGTACTTGGGCGATAAAAAGCTTATTGTTATAGGAGAGCAAAAAGGACGCGGCACTAAGGATAAGATAGCAAGGAATTTTGGAATGCCACATCCTGAAGGATATAGAAAAGCCTTAAGGGTTGCCAAAATGGCGGAGAAATTTCAAATTCCCATTTTATTTCTTATTGATACTCCGGGGGCTTATCCTGGTATAGGCGCTGAAGAAAGGGGGCAAAGTGAAGCCATTGCAACGAACTTGTATGAGTTAAGCGATTTAAAAACCCCAACTATAGCCATAGTTATAGGTGAAGGAGGGAGTGGTGGAGCTTTAGCTATTGGCGTAGCAGATAAGCTTGCGATGATGAAAAATTCTGTTTTTTCTGTGATTTCTCCTGAGGGTTGTGCGGCGATACTTTGGAATGATCCCGCTAAGAGCGAAGCAGCAACTAAGGCTATGAAAGTAAGTGCCGATGATTTGAAGACTCAAGGTTTAATTGATGATGTGATTGAAGAGCCTATAATGGGAGCGCATAGAGATAAAGAAAATACCGCTGTGGCTATTGCTGACTATGTTAAAAAAGCTTTAGATGAATTGGAAAATATCGACACAAGAGAACTTGTGGCAAATAGAATGCAAAAAATTCTTAAACTTGGAGCTTTTAAAGAAAATTCTTAA
- a CDS encoding beta-ketoacyl-ACP synthase II, producing MKRVVVTGIGMINALGLDKKSSFKAICEGKSGVDKITLFDASEFPVQIAAEVKNFDPLDVVDGKEVKKIDRFIQLGLKAAREAMEDANFDETLDKEEFGVVSAAGIGGLPNIEKNSIICEEKGPRKISPFFIPSALVNMLGGLVSIEHTLKGPNISCVTACAAGTHAIGEAYKSIVLGTADKMLVVGAEAAICPVGIGGFASMRALSTRNDDPKRASRPFDKERDGFVMGEGAGALVFEEYEAAKKRGAKIYAELVGFGESADAHHITAPTLDGPLRAMRKALKMASGVKVDYINAHGTSTPVNDKNETAAIRAVFGENLPFVSSTKGQIGHCLGAAGAIEAVISLMAMEKGLVPPTINQIEKDEECDLDYVPNVAKEAKLDVVMSNSFGFGGTNGCVIFKRVN from the coding sequence TTGAAAAGGGTTGTGGTTACTGGCATTGGTATGATAAACGCTTTAGGCTTAGATAAGAAGAGTTCTTTTAAGGCGATTTGTGAGGGCAAAAGTGGAGTGGATAAAATCACGCTTTTTGATGCAAGTGAATTTCCCGTCCAAATTGCTGCGGAGGTTAAGAATTTTGACCCTTTAGATGTGGTAGATGGTAAGGAAGTTAAGAAAATCGACCGCTTTATACAGCTTGGACTTAAAGCCGCGAGAGAGGCAATGGAAGATGCAAATTTTGATGAAACTTTAGATAAAGAGGAATTTGGTGTCGTCTCTGCTGCTGGTATAGGCGGCTTACCGAATATAGAAAAAAATTCTATCATTTGCGAGGAAAAGGGACCGCGTAAAATTTCTCCATTTTTTATCCCTTCAGCTCTTGTTAATATGCTAGGAGGCTTAGTATCTATAGAACACACCCTTAAAGGTCCTAATATTTCTTGCGTAACAGCATGTGCAGCTGGAACGCATGCTATAGGCGAAGCTTATAAAAGTATAGTTTTGGGTACAGCAGATAAAATGCTAGTAGTGGGAGCTGAAGCAGCCATTTGTCCGGTAGGCATAGGAGGCTTTGCTTCTATGAGGGCTTTATCGACTAGAAATGATGACCCCAAAAGAGCTTCACGCCCATTTGATAAAGAAAGAGATGGTTTTGTAATGGGTGAAGGTGCTGGCGCTTTAGTCTTTGAAGAATACGAGGCGGCAAAAAAACGCGGAGCAAAAATTTATGCCGAGCTTGTAGGCTTTGGAGAGAGTGCAGATGCACATCATATCACCGCCCCAACTTTAGATGGTCCCTTAAGAGCTATGCGAAAGGCTTTAAAAATGGCGTCTGGAGTTAAGGTTGATTATATCAATGCTCACGGCACTTCAACCCCTGTTAATGATAAAAATGAAACTGCCGCTATAAGAGCAGTTTTTGGTGAAAATTTACCTTTTGTAAGCTCTACAAAAGGACAAATTGGACATTGTTTAGGTGCAGCAGGGGCTATTGAGGCAGTGATTTCTTTAATGGCTATGGAAAAAGGACTTGTCCCTCCTACGATCAATCAAATTGAAAAAGATGAAGAATGCGATCTTGATTATGTGCCAAATGTTGCTAAAGAAGCAAAGCTTGATGTTGTGATGAGTAATTCTTTTGGCTTTGGCGGAACAAATGGCTGTGTAATTTTCAAAAGAGTGAATTAA
- the acpP gene encoding acyl carrier protein — protein sequence MATFDDVKAVVMEQLSIEADAVKMESKIVEDLGADSLDVVELVMALEEKFGVQISDSDAEKLIKIEDVVNYLENLKK from the coding sequence ATGGCAACATTTGATGATGTAAAAGCAGTGGTAATGGAGCAGTTAAGCATAGAAGCAGATGCTGTGAAAATGGAATCTAAAATTGTTGAGGACTTGGGTGCTGATTCTTTAGATGTTGTTGAGCTTGTGATGGCTTTGGAAGAAAAATTTGGTGTGCAAATTTCGGATAGTGATGCGGAGAAATTGATTAAAATTGAGGATGTTGTTAATTATCTTGAAAATCTTAAAAAATAA
- the tenA gene encoding thiaminase II: MLFQKLLKENSQIWDSYLHHDFVKQLENGTLKSENFLFYLKQDYIYLIHYAKCYALLALNANNAKELRFAMKFQNYIVEGELELHKSILKLGIDADKLSVKDESLANIAYTRYMLSVGQSGDYLDLLVALSACAIGYGYIGKEIYENLGVKKLENHPYKEWILTYSGEAFQSEIKEFEEFLNTYEESVSQEKFAKLSEIFHSVVRLEVNFWQHALNLKLEL; the protein is encoded by the coding sequence ATGCTTTTTCAAAAACTCTTAAAGGAAAATTCTCAAATTTGGGATTCATATTTACACCACGATTTCGTAAAACAATTAGAAAATGGCACTTTAAAAAGTGAAAATTTTTTATTTTATCTTAAGCAGGATTATATTTATCTTATTCATTATGCCAAATGCTATGCCCTACTTGCTCTTAATGCAAATAATGCCAAAGAACTTCGTTTTGCTATGAAATTTCAAAATTATATTGTTGAAGGAGAGCTTGAATTGCATAAAAGCATTTTAAAGCTTGGTATCGATGCTGATAAATTAAGCGTTAAAGATGAAAGTTTGGCAAATATCGCCTATACGCGTTATATGTTAAGCGTGGGACAAAGTGGAGACTACTTAGATCTTTTGGTCGCTCTTAGTGCTTGTGCGATAGGCTATGGTTATATAGGTAAAGAGATTTATGAAAACTTAGGAGTTAAAAAATTAGAAAATCACCCCTATAAAGAGTGGATTTTAACTTATAGCGGAGAGGCTTTTCAAAGTGAAATTAAAGAATTTGAAGAATTTTTAAACACATACGAAGAAAGCGTTTCTCAAGAAAAATTTGCAAAACTAAGTGAAATTTTTCACTCTGTCGTTCGTTTGGAAGTGAATTTTTGGCAACACGCTCTTAATTTAAAATTAGAGCTTTAA
- a CDS encoding META domain-containing protein — protein sequence MKKFCVALASLAFFIGCASHNATNQAEGEAMKTLSLEGQNLKIEKIVIGGKSFNPENMEENPNISFDKDKFYGFAGCNRFFGNYKKKDMNMQIDGAASTQMLCHPQSVMEFESAFLMNFKGDFKIVNEGSKIILEGDLAKIYLK from the coding sequence ATGAAAAAATTTTGTGTTGCCTTGGCGAGTTTAGCGTTTTTTATAGGCTGTGCAAGTCATAATGCGACAAATCAAGCAGAAGGAGAAGCTATGAAAACTCTTTCTTTGGAAGGTCAAAATTTAAAAATAGAAAAAATTGTAATCGGTGGAAAAAGCTTCAATCCTGAAAATATGGAAGAAAATCCTAATATAAGTTTTGATAAAGATAAATTTTATGGCTTTGCAGGATGCAATCGCTTTTTTGGAAATTATAAAAAGAAAGATATGAATATGCAAATTGATGGTGCTGCCTCAACGCAAATGCTTTGCCATCCTCAAAGTGTAATGGAATTTGAAAGTGCTTTTTTAATGAATTTTAAGGGAGATTTTAAAATTGTTAATGAGGGGAGTAAGATTATTTTAGAGGGCGATTTGGCAAAAATTTATCTTAAATAA
- a CDS encoding methyl-accepting chemotaxis protein translates to MFKSIGFKVSATIFSILLISFVVVWFVLNLDFKNTADKMGRENLDTISTSVFQTMRMAMNLGDPEKIKEAIEDARSIKGISDIYIYPSKDTIELFEMKNPQITKDSLILEQFDKPEIKTLEQMYNETPSLRLIRPLIADDSCVACHANAKNGSVLGVMDVYHSLQSVQDDIARTSRSYILIFSFALLFTLVVVLLVLKRVVGNPVLELLKHAKELAQGTGDLRARIRVKGQDEISQACNYINQFIEKTQNAVISTGVSVKKVEDQTGVLSSNATSLNEITMKSHHKTNESFDLSNSIGSELTELASLSSEANVANDKSYTLLEEMLNSLFNVAQKVNSVATNEGELAKKVENMVKQAHNIQKATTMMDEIADKTNLLSLNAGIEAARAGTFGRGFSVIAEDIRNLAQSSEEFLGSVAQITKELLESIQDVSNELRENAHSVQSLNENANLLVNSANEVKICNQEAKNLVIQCTQKIKISQENIQKLLFSMQETVEVSEKNEEIAKILLQISNELKIVCNNLEVQVNQFQV, encoded by the coding sequence ATGTTTAAAAGCATAGGTTTTAAGGTTTCTGCGACGATTTTTTCAATTTTGCTTATTAGCTTTGTGGTTGTATGGTTTGTCTTAAATTTAGATTTTAAAAATACTGCGGACAAAATGGGGCGAGAGAATTTGGACACCATAAGCACTTCGGTTTTTCAAACTATGCGTATGGCTATGAATTTGGGCGATCCTGAAAAAATTAAAGAAGCTATCGAAGATGCGAGGAGCATTAAGGGCATTAGCGACATTTACATTTATCCTTCAAAAGACACCATTGAGCTTTTTGAAATGAAAAATCCACAAATTACAAAAGATAGTCTTATCTTAGAGCAGTTTGATAAGCCCGAAATTAAAACCTTAGAGCAAATGTATAATGAAACCCCATCTTTAAGACTCATACGCCCTTTGATTGCCGATGATTCTTGTGTGGCTTGCCACGCAAATGCTAAAAATGGTAGCGTTTTGGGGGTTATGGATGTGTATCATTCCTTGCAAAGTGTGCAAGATGATATAGCAAGGACAAGCAGGTCATATATTTTAATTTTTAGCTTCGCTTTGCTTTTTACGCTTGTTGTTGTTCTTTTGGTGTTAAAAAGGGTTGTGGGGAATCCCGTTTTAGAGCTTTTAAAACACGCCAAAGAATTAGCTCAAGGCACTGGCGATTTGCGTGCAAGAATTAGAGTTAAAGGTCAAGATGAAATTTCACAAGCTTGTAACTATATCAATCAATTCATAGAAAAAACGCAAAATGCCGTAATCTCCACAGGAGTAAGCGTCAAAAAGGTCGAAGATCAAACAGGTGTTTTAAGCTCAAATGCGACTAGTTTAAATGAAATCACTATGAAAAGCCACCATAAAACTAATGAAAGTTTTGACTTAAGCAATAGCATAGGGTCAGAATTGACCGAACTTGCATCACTTTCTAGCGAGGCAAATGTGGCGAATGATAAGTCTTATACCTTGCTTGAAGAAATGCTAAATTCTCTCTTCAATGTAGCACAAAAAGTTAATAGCGTAGCGACAAATGAAGGTGAGCTTGCTAAAAAAGTTGAAAATATGGTTAAGCAAGCACACAACATACAAAAAGCAACAACTATGATGGATGAAATCGCCGATAAGACAAATTTGCTTTCTTTAAATGCTGGGATCGAAGCGGCTAGAGCTGGAACCTTTGGGCGTGGATTTTCCGTCATCGCGGAGGATATTAGAAATTTAGCACAAAGCAGCGAGGAATTTTTAGGAAGCGTTGCGCAAATCACCAAGGAGCTTTTAGAAAGCATACAAGATGTAAGTAATGAGCTTAGAGAAAATGCTCACAGCGTTCAATCTTTAAATGAAAATGCAAATTTGCTTGTAAATTCCGCAAATGAAGTTAAAATTTGTAATCAAGAAGCTAAAAATTTAGTTATTCAATGCACACAAAAAATTAAAATTTCTCAAGAAAATATTCAAAAACTTCTTTTTTCTATGCAAGAAACCGTGGAAGTAAGTGAAAAAAATGAGGAGATTGCCAAAATTCTTTTGCAAATTTCTAATGAGTTAAAAATAGTGTGTAATAATTTAGAAGTTCAAGTCAATCAATTTCAAGTTTAA
- the purH gene encoding bifunctional phosphoribosylaminoimidazolecarboxamide formyltransferase/IMP cyclohydrolase, producing MRALLSVSDKEGIVEFAKELENLGFELLSTGGTYRLLKENNLSVVEVSEFTNSPELFEGRVKTLHPKIHGGILHKRRDENHIKQAKDNGILGIDLVCVNLYPFKKTTIMSDDFDEIIENIDIGGPAMIRSAAKNYKDVLVVCDVAAYQSVIEALKNGKNDENFRLNLMIKAYEHTANYDSYIANYMNERFNGGFGEHKFIVGQKVFDTKYGENPHQKGALYEFDAFFSTHFKALKGEASFNNLTDINAAVSLAASFGKAPAVAIIKHGNPCGFALKDSLLESYVEALKCDSVSAYGGVVAINGKLDKTLAEKINEIYVELIIAANVDEEALAVFETKKRIKIFTQESPYLLRNYDKFDFKHIDGGFVYQNSDEIREDELLKAKCVSEKCASKDELKDLEIALRVAALTKSNNVAYVKNGALVAIGMGMTSRIDAAKAAIRKACEMGLDLRGCVLASEAFFPFRDSIDEAAKVGVKAIVQPGGSIRDDEVIKAADEYGIALYLTKIRHFLH from the coding sequence ATGAGAGCATTATTAAGCGTTAGTGATAAAGAGGGCATAGTCGAATTTGCTAAAGAGCTTGAGAATTTGGGCTTTGAATTACTTTCTACGGGCGGAACTTATAGACTTTTAAAAGAAAATAATTTAAGTGTGGTGGAAGTGAGTGAATTTACAAATAGCCCCGAGCTTTTTGAGGGTAGGGTAAAAACCTTGCATCCTAAAATTCACGGCGGAATTTTACATAAAAGAAGAGACGAAAATCACATAAAACAAGCTAAAGATAATGGAATTTTAGGCATTGATTTAGTTTGTGTGAATTTGTATCCTTTCAAAAAAACGACCATTATGAGTGATGATTTTGATGAGATTATTGAAAATATCGACATAGGCGGACCTGCGATGATAAGAAGTGCAGCGAAAAATTATAAAGATGTTTTAGTCGTTTGCGATGTGGCGGCTTATCAAAGTGTGATTGAGGCTTTAAAAAATGGAAAAAATGATGAGAATTTTCGCTTAAACTTGATGATAAAAGCTTATGAGCATACAGCAAATTACGATTCTTACATAGCAAATTATATGAACGAGCGTTTTAATGGGGGCTTTGGAGAGCATAAATTTATCGTGGGGCAAAAGGTTTTTGATACAAAATATGGGGAAAATCCACATCAAAAAGGTGCCTTATATGAATTTGATGCCTTTTTTAGCACTCATTTTAAGGCTTTAAAAGGCGAGGCAAGTTTTAATAATTTAACAGATATCAATGCTGCTGTTAGTCTTGCTGCAAGTTTTGGAAAAGCTCCTGCTGTGGCGATTATTAAGCACGGGAATCCTTGTGGCTTTGCCTTAAAAGATAGTTTGCTTGAAAGTTATGTTGAAGCTTTAAAATGTGATAGTGTAAGTGCTTATGGGGGCGTTGTAGCGATAAATGGAAAGCTTGATAAGACTTTAGCGGAAAAAATTAATGAAATTTATGTTGAGCTTATCATCGCGGCTAATGTCGATGAGGAGGCTTTGGCTGTCTTTGAGACGAAGAAGAGGATTAAGATTTTTACGCAGGAAAGCCCCTATTTGCTAAGAAATTATGATAAATTTGACTTTAAGCATATTGATGGAGGTTTTGTATATCAAAATAGCGATGAAATCCGTGAAGACGAGCTTTTAAAGGCTAAATGCGTAAGTGAAAAGTGTGCGAGTAAGGACGAGTTAAAAGATTTAGAAATCGCACTTAGGGTCGCTGCCTTAACAAAATCTAACAATGTCGCCTATGTGAAAAACGGCGCACTTGTTGCCATAGGTATGGGTATGACAAGTCGTATTGATGCGGCTAAGGCTGCGATTCGTAAGGCTTGTGAGATGGGGCTTGATTTAAGAGGGTGTGTTTTAGCGAGTGAGGCGTTTTTTCCATTTAGAGATAGCATTGATGAGGCGGCAAAAGTGGGCGTGAAAGCCATAGTGCAGCCTGGAGGTAGCATAAGAGACGATGAAGTCATTAAAGCAGCTGATGAATATGGCATAGCCTTGTATTTAACGAAAATAAGGCATTTTTTACATTAA